The sequence CTGGATGCAGGTTCACTCTCTTAGGCATGGATTGACAAAGCTCTCCCATCAAGCCAAGGACTATGACTTGGAAACACCCTCAGTAGCTTGAGTCCAAGGGGCAGGGATGTAGGTGTGACTTTGATCATGGTGCTCAGGGCACAGTACTGGCATGGCTCCAGGGATTAAGGATGTTCCAGAGGCTCAGACCCTGGGGAGCAGAACACAGCTGCAATTTGAGCTCTTGAGCAATAGGGTATAAAGGCAACTCAGGAACCAGGAGAGAGTGTACCATATAGTTGATAACTCTGGACTCTGAAGCAGTGAGACACAGCAGTGGCCTAGGCTCTGTGAGGTCATGTACAGTGGCAGCAAGGACCCAGGAATGGTGGTGGGGCAGCTGTGGCTTGGGCTCTGGGGGTGGTGAGCAGTACAATGTTGGCTTTACTCCCCAGAAAGGTGTTGTGCCTCAGCAGTTCCAACTCCCGAGGGTTGTTGGAGGTTGTTGGATCCAGGGAGTCGGGATGCTGAGGCTGTTTGCCCCAGAGGGCAGGGTAATATAATCAGCCAAAGGTATGTCtcttggggttgggggaggcatCACGCAATCTCAGGCACCATGGTTGTGCCTATTCTCCTGGGCCAAAACTCTGTTCCCCCAAGCGGGGAGTGCTAGGTTGGTTTGCATACCAAGGAGGCATGTGTTTGGTCTAACAGCTCAGCTGTAGCTTCCCTGGGGGCAGGGTTCTGGGATGGTTCACTTGCTGAGAGGGCACATGGCTGATCTGCTGGCTCAGGCTTGACTTACCTGCTGGGCAAGACAACTTGTTCTTTGGTGGACAGGGCACCATGTGGGCTAGGGTGATAAAGTCACAACTGTTCTATTGAGCCTAGGCTTTGAGTGGCCAGGATTGGGGCACTGCAGCCACTGGGATGGAGAAGATGGAGTGCCTCCTAGGCAGCTTGCTCCCAGGGATTAGGGAGCTACAGAAGCTCAGCTAGGGAATGGTACACTACCATGTACAAGCATGGTGCAATGGAGGCGAAGCCCTGGGGATGGACAGATGCAGTGGCTACTGGCCCCCAGAGCAGGATGAACTCTAGAGGTGGCTCCAGTTTCAAGATGGTGCCATACAGTAGTAGATTGGGTAATGGAGGTGGGCACAGTGTGGGCTCCTTCTCTGGAATAGTGCAGCTATGTGAGCTTCAGGCAGCTTCCTAAACTGGGCTTAGGGCTTGTGAGGACTGCAGGATTCTCAGTAGCAAAAAAGTAATGGGAGCTTCTGGGGGCCTTCTGCTTATCTTTCCTTTGCAGGGAAAAGTCCCTCCTGGTTTGGGGCTGATCTCAACTAGGGAGACAAGGTGGCAAGGGAGGGAGATTCATTCCCTCCTTTATGCAGCCATCCTGAGTTTCTGTGTTCCACAGAGTTTCTGCCATTCTCTTACTGTGCTTCAGCACTCTCCTTTAGACAATCTAGTCAAAATGTAGCTGTTTTTGCATTGTTTGGGTCCTTTTCTGGGGATGGGGGAAATGAGGGTTAGGCACCTCTAGTTAGCCATCTTGCTGACATCTCTTACAATgtcttttatcttaaaataatagaaatatgatCTGATAGTTTCCTCCATTTACTGCatcatttatttctgtctcccTTTATAAAAATTTCAGTGAGTTGCTGCTTTTGCTTTACTTCTTTCCAGcccttctttctttaaaattcatttttcatttatattacattAAGATTCACTTTTTTGAAACATTGTctatgatttttgacaaaggtttgGAGCCCTGTGACAGCGAACAGaatcaaaatacagaacatttccattacttCAAAAATTCCCTTACCCCATGAATCTGTTTATCGTCAAATAtttccccatccctaacccctggtGACTATGAAACTGCTCTAGGTCCttgtatttcttcctcttcctctcctgagcCCACTATAATAAATCATTTATCCCTTCCTTTCCACTAAAATTTCTCTTGCTAACATCATCAATGACCTTCATGTTGCCTCATCCAGGAAtcaattttactttcttattttgctCAATCTCCCAGGGGTATTTGATCACTCCCTCTTCTGGAAACATATTTTCACTTGGTTTCTGGAATATCATATTCTGCAAGTTTTCCTTCTAACTCAGTGTCTGCTGCTTCTCAGTCTCTTTGTTGGATTCACTACTGACCTCAAAATGTTGGAACTTCCCAATGTTGATACCCAGACTTCTCTTTGAAATCCATACTCATTTCACCaagttatataattttgttaCTTTGTGTGTTACTTTAAGCTTAAACTCAAGATTATTTCTCTAGCTTTGACCTCTCTTTTGAATCCCTCTCGTGTATTCAACTGCCACTCAGGTGTCTAACAAGCATCTTAAACTCAAATGTTCCACCTGTACCACCACCAAAACAAAAGTGAACCTCTTTCTCCCCAGAATTTCTTCAATTCATTAAATATCTATACCATTCATTGTAGCCAAAACTCTAGGAGTCATACGtaattcctctcctttttttgaACTTTGTATTTAATCCATAAGCAATTCATATTGATTCTACTTTCAAAATTTATACTGAAATGCGACCACTTTATAGCACCAGTACTATCTAATCTGACTCATTATCTTTACTCTCGTAGACTAAATTCCCACTATTGTTCTTCCTGCTTCTCTAGTACTTCCATGATCTGTTTTCCTCATACCATCAGAGTGATATTACTGATGTAAATTAAGTCAGAACTGCCCATAGCTGCCCATCACATCTAGAATGAAATCCAAAACTGTTGGCCACATCCATAGAGCCCCCCTGGAGTGGGTTCTGCCTACTTCTTACACATTAATAACCACCAGTGTTCCCACTCCCAGTCAGCTCCAGATGCACTTGCCTTCTCATTGCTACTTGGACAAGCTCATTCCCTTCTCAAGGCATTTGCATTTGCTGTCTTCTCTGCCAGGGATGCTCTTTCCTAAATAGTCAGAAGACTTGTGACCTGATTTCATGCAAGTTTCTACTGAGTTAGAATCTATCTAGTCAAGACCATCCTAAGATACTCTGTAACttgtttctctgctttatttttcttatcgcACCAATCATCCTCTCAAATAatgttgtatatttctttttaaattggccCTATTCCACTATCATGCAAATTCCTTGACATTAAGGACTGTCATTCATGTTCACTCCTGTAACCCGAGCACcatgcacaatgcctggcatacagcaaGCACTCACAATTGTTTGTTGTATGGacgaatatataaaatatgatttttatgctGGCTCCTATTGGTTCCCTCCTCCTACTTGGGGAGCTAATTATTCAAGTAATCATTTAACCTAAAAAAGCAGGTATCTCAAACTAAACATGGCCTAAAATAGATAACAATTAgacaatatttattgactgctaAGTAAattccaggcactattctaagctcTTCATGGATatcaacttatttaatcctcacaacaattctgtGAGGTGGGTACTaccttatttacattttacagaaaaggaaactaaagcacAGTCACCTGAAACATGCTTCCCAGGGTCACACATCTTGTAAAAGgaagagccaggactcaaatctATGTCATCTAGCTACAAAGCCTGCATTCTCCCCAGAATTTTTCCTTCTTGACCATTATGCCGTAATATTATGGTCAAATCCTTGGGCTAGAAGAGAATCTTCAGAGAAATCTGAATTTCTTCTCTGGACCTAAGCCTCCTCTGATCTTACAAAGGGGCCGCATGCCTTGAGCATGAGACCTTGCACTCCCCTTGCCTGACTCTGCTGTTACCATGAGGCAGTGAGTCTGGAGCTGTATTGTCAAGACCTTtgagaggaggagctgggagtgGGAATGAGGGGCTTGAAGAGGGAGCTGCTGAGTGGTTAAGAACAAAGACTCCATCTCCTAATcacagatgacaaaaaaaaagCGTGTAGTTTTGAGAGCAGGTGTCCTGCGGGTCATATGGAATGTgggaaaaggaacagagagaaagaaggaaggcaggcaggaaagggaggaagataagcagggaggaagggaaaatgaaagaagggagggacgaggagagaaagaggaaaggcgGGTGGAAGGTGGAGAAGCAGGGAGATCACAAGGGAAGGAGGGTGTATTGCTAGGAAAGAGCTTGGAGGAGTTAAACTTTGTGGATGTGTGGATTTGCTGCTCTGTACTGATCTCTGCTGAATTCTCTCCCAGCTCCACTCTGTGAACCCATCGGTGAGTTGcacttccctttcttcttcatgGTCTGTGGGTACCTTGTCACTCAGGGCAGCACAGAAGGCCGTGGATGGCTGTCTGAGTAGCCCCTGCCTCTCCAAGACATATCAGGTGGCAGCTCCCTTGGCCTGGGCTGCTCTGGGTTCACACCAGTTGTGCACCTGACAAGTGCCTGTTCAGTGAAGTGAGCAGGTCTTGCTCTGACCTTCTTGAGAACACAGTCTTCTCTCTGAGAAGTCCCAGCATAGGGAGAGAGATGCCATTTGCACAAGGAAGACAGAGAGTACTGAAGACCCATGTTAGAAGAATCTCTGTCCTTCCAGACTCAGGGGCTCCAAGTCCCCTGTGCTCCTCAGCTGGGTGCTCCACCAGGGGTGATGGAGGAAATGCCGAAACCACACATCAGTGGAGAAGAACGTTACAGTCAATCCTGGGGCCACGTGCAGAATGAAGTAGTACCGCTACCTCCTTCCTATTTTTAGCTCCACTCTGCAGCCACACCGGTTACCCCAGCTTGTTTTCTCTCTCAGACCCCAGTTTATGCAAATTATTTCATTGCTGTGATCCTGATTCAAAGTCTTACCTTTaccagaggaggagaggaggaaatatTCCCTCCCTTCAGAAGAAATCTTTCACTAAAGCATGTTCAAATCTAATATATGTGAGAACTGCCCTCCGTGCATAAAATACCAACCATGCGGTTAAAAGAGATTGTCCTGCTACCTCGCAAACACAGGCTGCAAGTGCAACTAAGGGAACGCAGGATCTCTGGAGGCTGTGACCAGAGAGATTCAACCTAGCCTTCTGGACTCCTCACCTGACGTTTGGTCAAGTCTAACTCATGCCTCATGTTGATGCTATGTGTGCCTTGTGTCTGGTCTCACCTTTACCCTTAAACCCAGGGGCCCAACCCCAGCCTAAGCGGAACTCCAAAGTCATAGCAAGGATAAGGAAACAAAGTTTCTGTCACCAGATATTTTCCAGGTAGTCTTTGCTATCTGAGAATTAACTGAAACAAACTCTGAGTTGCGAGATTGAGCCCCAGAACCTTACAATCGGCCCCGTCCAGTTTCCTACTCCATCCCTACCCCAGTGCCACTGAGAGGAGTGGGTTACAGGTGCCCAAATGCCttgcttaaaatttctttctctgctcAGCTCCAAAAGCTGTGCTGCTGGTCGGTCTTCTGGTGACCACAGTTTTCCAAGGAAAGAAAGTGACTCTAATATGCGGGGTATTCCATGTCCCAGGACAAAGCAAACATTCTGGTACCATGGCTGGAACTGATGTTTAAAAGTTCCCAGGGAAAAGTATTCCAGTAGAAAGGCTTGGTGATCAGAAATATCGGGGCTAGGAATCAGTCCCCTGTGATCCGGAGCACTTGCTATTTTCATCTGGCGAGGAGAGAAAGAGGCTTCCTTTagggaaattattaaaaattcccACAGGGCAAGGGCTCTGAGGATTGGATAAACAAATGCCTCAAAAGTCAATCCTATTAGGGATTGTGACATTTTTCATGGGCTGTTGCAAGTTGGGGAGATAAAGAGAGAGGTGAGAGCAGAGCACAACTTTAGCCGTCTTTATCCATTCAGAAAAAAGTCCCCAAGACCCCAAAGGGATACATCCCTGAGGATTCAGATATGGATTAAATGTGCTCCTCATATCATGGTTTCTACGGAGGTTTGTCTGGAATCCCAGATCAAGGGAGTTGGGCTGTATGGATGGTGTGGTACAGGATATTTCCAGGCAAGTGCACCCCTTTTCTTCCAATAAAAATAGCAGTAATAGGGTCAGGAGAGAGTCAGTGAAGAGAGGATTGAGTTGCTCCATGTCTCTCCCTGACTGACTGATCCTCCAGGTCCCATATTCTGTCTTTGAAAGAGGTAGTGTGATTCCGAGATGTCAGAGGAAAGGGAACGGAAGAAAATTACCAATATGGCTTATGACAAGGATGAAAGAAATGTGTTCACTTTTACTGAAACTTCAAGCTTCAGCATCTCCAATGCCAGCTCCAGGGACAGTCTTCAGTATTCCTGTACTGGCATCCAGAAAGGTGTTTTTAGCTCATGGCTAGAAACTTCAAAAAGAATAAGATCCCAGTCAAAGGTAAGCGTTGCCTTCTGGCTGGAGATGCTGCCACACAGGGGCGGGATGAGCCAGGTTGACTAGGGTGAGTTCATGGACCACTGGGGGGGCGGCGGTCATGACATGAGGGGGTGATACGTGTGTCCTACTGGCTGTTTCTCTGAGTCTTGTTTGCAAGTGCTGAGACACAAAGTGCCTCTCACCAGGAACTCTGAGCCCCATTGCCCTGCAATTGTGTTCGATTTCTCTCTCTAGAACTGCTTCTGATAGCCAGCCCCCCCCAGCCCACAGAGGGGAGCCCAGTGACCCTGACCTGTATGACTCAGTCCCTTCCACACCGGTCAGATGATCAGCCCCAGTTCCGCTTCTTCAGAGATGAACGAGTTCTGAGGCTGGGCTGGAGCAGCTCCCAGGAGCTCCAAATTGCGGCTGTGTGGAGGGAAGACTCAGGGTCCTACTGGTGTGAAGCAAAGACAGCGACACCCAAAGTCTTACGAAGCCGGATACTCCAGATGAACGTGCGGAGTGAGTGCCAGTGGGGCCAGTCTCCCAGGGTGGGCTGAGGAAGGCAGTGGCTAGTCCTCCCTGTGTGTCGGGTTCTGCATCTGACATTTGAGAGACGTACCTGAGTTTCTCTTTGTTAGGGTCCTTAAGGGACCTTCTCTTATTCTGGCTCTTTCCATTTGGCAAACAGAATATTTAGGAAACACTTACTGTGTGTCTGCACTGTGCTGGAGGGTGTGGGGGACATAGCTGCACAACACTTGGTCCCTGACTACAAGAAGTCAGTGCCCAGCCAGCACTCTGAGCAAGCAGGGTGAACTGTGCGGTGCTGTGTTGTCAATAGAGACTCAGAGGAGGGGGACATCTGACTGAGGCGGTGACAGAAGGCCCTGAAGAAGAGGTGCAGAAAATAAGCAGAGCAGAGCTTGTGGAAGGGAAGTTGGAGCTTGATTCCAAAAGATAAAAGAGGAGAGGGTTTTGTGATTTTTGAACCATGTTACTCCACATCAGGGTTGATACTTCTGACATCCTCTCCCATTCTCAGACAAAGACCCACCTGTGTGCCATGAGGCCAATGTCTAATATCTCCAGAAGCCTGGGCTTCCCAGACTTGGTAAAAATTCAACACCGGTGAAACCAGACCACCAGCACAACAAAAATCATTGAGCAGTTCATATGCCGCAGGCCCCGTTTTAAGGCTTCACACATGTTGTATTATATAATTGAACCTTCACAATCGCGGGAGATAACAATCATTACcttctccatttcacagatgggaaattGAGTCTCAGAGAAGTTAGGAAATTTGATCAAGCACACACAGCATGTAAGAGAGTTGGAACCAGTATTCAAATAAGGCAGGTTGATTTACAATTTGGATGTGATCACTGTACTATTGTGCCTTGAAAGAGGAGAGTTTGAGAGATCAGGGTAATGGGAGTCACGTTGTCCTGGGGAGAGGGGCAATGCCACAGCCTCCGTAGTAATATTGTGGTGTCTTTCTTACCCTATAACCATCAACCCAACCAATGCTGATCCTAAATCAGCAGAaccacacccccctccccccccattaAACTATATAATCATTTACTTTACTCACAGGCTTTGCTTCCAGGACTGTCACACCTACTCCATGTCCCTGAAACTCTCCCTACTCAGGGCCCCCTTGTCATCTTGCATTCACACAGGAGTCCCCATCTCTGATGTGAGCTTGGAGACCCAGCCCCCAGAGGgacaggtgacagagggagacaagCTGGTCTTCGTCTGCTCGGTTGCTAAGGGCACAGGAAACATCACCTTCCTCTGGTACAAAGGGACACTGGGTTTAAACCTGGGAACAAAGACCCAGCACTCGCTGACAGCGAAGTTTGAGCTGCCAACAGTGAGGAAGAGTGACACTGAGCAATATTACTGTGCGGCTGACAATGGCTTCGGTCCCAGGCTCAGCGGACTGGTGAGCATCACTGTCAGAAGTAAGTGCCACAACCCCCGGCTCAGCCAGCAGATCTCACAGTGGGCTCCGCATTTCCCTGGGGCATGCTGGGGAAGCTCACGGGGGCTGAGCCTTGGTGGGCAGGGATTATGAGTCTTTCACATGGTCAGAGACCCTCTCTGATGGTCCACTATCTCTGTCAGTTCCAGTGTCTCGCCCCGTCCTCACCATCATGGCACCCGGGGCCCAGGCTGTGGTGGGGGATGTGGTGGAGCTTCACTGTGAGGCCCCTAGGGGCTCTCCCCCGATCCTGTACCGATATTATCACGAGGATGTCACCCTGGGGAGCAGCTCGGCCCCCTCTGGAGGAGGAGTGTCCTTCAGCTTCTCCCTGACTGCAGAACATTCTGGAAGTTACTCCTGTGAGGCTGACAATGGCCTGGGGGCCCAGCGCAGCGAGGTGGTGACACTCAACTTCACAGGTATAACTCAGGCTATGGAATTGTCTTGGTCAACATCTCTTTCCCAGCATCCTGGGAGAGTTTCACTGACGCCACATGCATTTGATGGTGTGCTACCCAAAATGGGGCTTCTGTGGGTGGTGCTGTCAGGGGGTCATGTATTGTAATGGCTTGGAGCACAAGAAGATTGGGTGCCTCCCTTCTCTTTTCATCAATGTGATAAGTTGCATTTCCCTAGACAAATAAGTAAGTCCCCTCTTGGAAGAGCAGAACTTGGGCACAACCCACATCCAAGACGCCTGCTCTCCGAACCCCTAGCCCTTCCTCTGAGCAGCTCCCACACAGGTCTTTGCCCCCAGTGCCTGTCCAGGACAGAAGGGATCATCTTACATCAGGAATCATCGAGGGGCTGCTTGGCACCCTGGGTCCCTCCACAGCGGCCCTATTATTTTGCTACTGGCTCAAGAGAAAAATAGGTTAGTATTTATGGAGACTGATATTTTGTTACCGTGACCTTTGTTTTCACTGAAATGGGCTGGATTTGTGACATGTATACTGCAAAAGATGAATTTATGTTGTTAGCCACCTTACCTAGGAAGCTCCTCACACCCCCCAGCACATGGGAACAGGGCCTATTAAAGCAGTGCAAAATTTTTGGTAAAGTTCTCCACCCTCCATGTATTATTAGTTGAGGCTCAGCTGACATTTTGtacttttgttatttaatttttgtatgaaaACGTAGctctatttaaaataactaattagTCACTAGAAGAGGAATACCGCAGCAGTTCCAACCATCCTAACAGTCTGCCAGTTCTGAAGTCAGTGCGTCAATTCTTACCCACCTTAGACTATTGTCACatgcctttccttttctctgaagtgCTCAttcacacatccacacacactgTTGGATCTTTCTCACTTTTCTGCTGAAGTGTCATTTTCTCCAAGATACTTCACCTGGCCACACAGCCCACAATGGTTCTCTTCTGAGATGCAAGTTATTTAGCTTCACATTTTACCGCAGTTggtaattacatatttatttgtatattgaaCCTCGGTCTCTTATTCTTCATTCAGTAAGTTGGAGACAAGGCAAAAGAGGAGGGTGTGAGATTCTCATTTAAACTCTAAGTGTTTCTGGCATCTTTGGGCATTTCACTCCACCCGTAACATGGTTGCATCAGCACCGCCTTCGAGGACTTTTGTCACGATAAAATCGGTGGTATGGTTGCaacaccaaaaccaaaacatttaaTATATGTGAAGGCTCAAAGACTTAGGTTCAAGTCCTAGATGTGGTACTAATTGGCTTTGAGAAGTTCACTTCATTCTTCTGGACCTGAGTCTCCTGTCTCTGAAGTGGACGCTCTTACACGATTGCCGAGATGTCTGCAGGGCACACGGTGGCCTCTGCAGCAGGCATCCAGGCATGAGGCACGTCCCTGCACAGGGGCTGTATGAAAGCACCCAGGAGGTTCCTCCACTGACGTGTCTTCATGTGTTTGGCTTGCAGGAAGACGTTCAGCCAGTGATCCACCCAGGTGAGGCCTCTGCTTTCTTCATATATACTGATAATGcagaaaatccatttttaaaatttaaaattattctctcaTGAGCTTTTTTCCTGTCTTATCATACCCAAAGCTCACTCCCACATTCTCCCACCAGTAGCATTGAACATTCATTGACATTTCCCGTCTTTAAGATATTAACCAATTACTTTAAatcctttcattatttttcctgCTGATCTTCTTAAATACTTACCTGCAGAATAAGAATGTTGTATTGATTTGACCCAaaccatgcattcattcattcggtCAACCAGTATCTGAGAGTCTGTAAGTCTTTTTGTTGAGTGCTGGAAGGTGTGAAAATATGGAAAGATATTTGAGAGTTTTAAAGAACCTTAGGGTAAATAAGATATATACACATTTCTGGAATGCAAGACAGACAGTAATAAACATACTGAACAGATTATTGATGAAATTCTTTAGAAGTgtagaagggaggaggaaaagattTAAAGAACACTTCCATCTAGAAATACCAATGTTTAGTTGATCTATTTTATAGTGTGTTATTGTTTACACCAAGCAGAGATTGTTTCCAAATCAGAGTAGCACTCTTTTAGTGCTACATGTACATATGCATGACCATTTTCTTCTGCCCCTTGTTCAAGTTGCTTGTTCTGCCCAGACACCTGTTTTCTACCTGGAATgaattaatatttcttcatttaatatttacgGAGCACCTATGATGGGAAGGGCACCATTCTGGGTGTGTGCGGTACTACAGTGAGCCAGCCAGATAAGGACTTACACTCGTGGAGGACACACTCTAGTGTACACTCAGCAATGCCCTATTCAGCCCATGGACAGGCTGTGGCTCATACCACACTGCTGTGCCTTCTGGTTGCTAACTTCCCCACAAATTTGCATTCTGCTCAGGACCCTTTCTAACAGGCGTCTCCCCTTCAGTGTCTTATTCACAGTCTCAAATAGTGATGTCTGGGATGTCTGGGATGTGGTCTCAGAGAGACAGCATGTGTTTCTGTGTTTGCAGGATCCCTCCCCGCCCTGTACCCCGAGAATTCACCTACCTCAACTCACCTGCCCCCGTGCAGCCACGGCCTACATATGACAATGGTGAGAATTCCCAAAGACCTGGGCCAGAGTGGGTAGAGCATGCCAGGGAAGGGGCAAGGGGGTGACACCTGCTAGCCAAGCCTGACCCTGCTGAGCCACAGCCTCCTCTGCAAATGAGTGACTCAGCTGTCTTCATGGCTGTGATAGGTGGTAGGCACGGAGCAAGTTGAAAAGCAGGAATGAGGGACTGTGCCATGatatctcctttcttttctttcagtgaatGTTGTAAGTGGGGATGAGATTTATTCGTTAGTGTACAGTATCCAGCAGGAACAAGCATCAGCAGCACGTGAGACACGAGGGAGTAAGTTCGTCTCTGATTTTGTCTCTCCCGGAAGCCTGAGGACACTCAGTGGCTGTGCATGGCAGATGGCAGCTGCTCCTGCCTTTGGAGCTGGCTGTGAGCATCACTGTGTCTATTTGGGGCCCGATCTTTGGTCTAGAAGCTGCCTCGAGTAGAGCCCAGTGCTGACGCCAACTTGGTCTACTTTGTGCCTCCCTCCCCAGTCATACAGCAGCGTTAGAGATGATGGCTTCCGCCTGCCCTCTGTAAGCAGTCCCACACACTCCTGGCAGCACCCCAGCACAGTGGCCTGGTTGGTGCTGTTGTCTCATCCTACACATGGTGGACCAGAAAAGCTGAGAGGTAGAAAGGCCCACTCTAGCACAGGACCCTCCTGGCCTTACCCTTCTACCCCCAGGCTGACAATTTTCCTCTGGATGCTAAAGGAATCATCTTTGCTATAAACAGAAAAGTGAGACAGAAATAGTAATGGAAATCAATCCATACGAAACAGATGGGAGAGGAAGAAGCCTTTACTGACACAAGTTTAGTGAAGGACTTTCAATAAAAGTGAAATCTCACAGCACTTACATTTTCTCCACAGTAGAACCCCCGGGCACACTTGTAGAGAGTAAGGTAAGAGTCCCTCTTGTTCTCTCCtccatgttctttctctcttttctttggtgactggttctcaaacttcttAAAATGTAGCCATGTAGGGAGAGCAGAAATTCCATggtctgcctcctcctcccaatTGCCCAAAACAATGGAGGTA is a genomic window of Eulemur rufifrons isolate Redbay chromosome 8, OSU_ERuf_1, whole genome shotgun sequence containing:
- the FCRL1 gene encoding Fc receptor-like protein 1, which encodes MSEERERKKITNMAYDKDERNVFTFTETSSFSISNASSRDSLQYSCTGIQKELLLIASPPQPTEGSPVTLTCMTQSLPHRSDDQPQFRFFRDERVLRLGWSSSQELQIAAVWREDSGSYWCEAKTATPKVLRSRILQMNVRRVPISDVSLETQPPEGQVTEGDKLVFVCSVAKGTGNITFLWYKGTLGLNLGTKTQHSLTAKFELPTVRKSDTEQYYCAADNGFGPRLSGLVSITVRIPVSRPVLTIMAPGAQAVVGDVVELHCEAPRGSPPILYRYYHEDVTLGSSSAPSGGGVSFSFSLTAEHSGSYSCEADNGLGAQRSEVVTLNFTVPVQDRRDHLTSGIIEGLLGTLGPSTAALLFCYWLKRKIGRRSASDPPRIPPRPVPREFTYLNSPAPVQPRPTYDNVNVVSGDEIYSLVYSIQQEQASAAQPPGTLVESKDPLDIYSRLRKANVTDVDYEDAM